The DNA sequence TAACCATATGGGGATTTCTTTATAACAAGCATTATTCCAACAAAGAATAATATTAAATAACCAATTAAATAATAAATAATCATACGGATTGCCTTTTTTACTTTATTATCGTAAAGGCTTCAAAAAAGTTTAATATTTTTTTTAGTATTAATAATTTTTAAATAAAAAAATAAAAATGAATAAAATTCTACTTGACAAAATAAAATAATAAAACTATATTGCAATCGTTTGCAATTGGACTATTTTATATGAGAAATACAACAATTACAGATATTGCAAAAAAGTTAGGAATATCGGCTTCTACAGTCTCGAGGGCATTGAATAATCATCCTGACATAAGTTTAGAAACAAAAGAAAAAGTAAAAAAAATTGCTAAAGAATTAAACTATAAACCAAATCCAATTGCACAAAGCCTGAAAAGTAATCGTACTACAACTATAGGTGTTATTGTACCAGAAATAAAACATGACTTTTTCTCTTCAGCAATTAGTGGAATAGAACAAGTAGCTTACAATTCTGGTTATACAATAATTTTATGTCAATCCAACGAAAGTTTTGAAAGAGAAGTAGTTAATACAAATCTTTTACTGCATCATAGAGTGGCTGGACTTATCGTATCAATTTCACAAAATACAAAAAAAGGAGACCACTTTAATGATGTTCTTGAAAAGGGTGTTCCACTTGTTTTTTTTGATAGAACATGTGAAGATGTTGATACTTATAAAGTTGTTATTGATGATATGAAAAGTGCATATAATGCAGTTACTTATTTAATTAAAAAAGGATATAAAAAAATAGCTCACTTCGCAGGTCCAATTGGATTAGATATTTGTAAAAAAAGAATGGAAGGTTATGTTAATGCTTTAAAAGAGAATGGCATTAGTGTAAATAATGAATTGATAAGATACGGTGGATTACATGAACAGGATGGTTATGATTCAATGAATTATTTATTAGAAAAAAAAATTATACCAGATGCAATTTTTGCTGTAAATGATCCAGTA is a window from the Rosettibacter firmus genome containing:
- a CDS encoding LacI family DNA-binding transcriptional regulator — its product is MRNTTITDIAKKLGISASTVSRALNNHPDISLETKEKVKKIAKELNYKPNPIAQSLKSNRTTTIGVIVPEIKHDFFSSAISGIEQVAYNSGYTIILCQSNESFEREVVNTNLLLHHRVAGLIVSISQNTKKGDHFNDVLEKGVPLVFFDRTCEDVDTYKVVIDDMKSAYNAVTYLIKKGYKKIAHFAGPIGLDICKKRMEGYVNALKENGISVNNELIRYGGLHEQDGYDSMNYLLEKKIIPDAIFAVNDPVAIGAFQRIKEANLKIPDDVAIVGFSNNKITSLVDPPLTTVNQPSFEMGKKAAEILINLIENKNVVDTKEIVLNADLIIRRST